A genomic window from Prunus persica cultivar Lovell chromosome G2, Prunus_persica_NCBIv2, whole genome shotgun sequence includes:
- the LOC109947263 gene encoding uncharacterized protein LOC109947263, whose product MAPKPQRSVNWKPQEDEALCRGWVSVSEDGAIGTNQSNDSFWLRVYQKFLENDPGMSGADDHHKLLLLGSRSTNNVLFGRHDMTAKTFFLNDNKPLNRPFKLYHAWQILKDCPKWNDLCESPTQTFKDSSHSGNTVNLEEDEDDAVMPTPRPLGRDKQKDEKKKGKCVESYLNQSGKFLYELIQQGNEAKEDRRRKLELLQEQHAYQIQQDKEANERRIMSMDLSKFTPRKKKYWGNKQDEIIEAQMNTSSPDNPEDNSGNYYPSPPHSDY is encoded by the exons ATggccccaaaaccccaaagaAGTGTGAATTGGAAACCACAAGAAGATGAGGCATTGTGTAGAGGGTGGGTTTCTGTCTCTGAAGATGGGGCTATTGGCACGAATCAATCAAACGATTCATTTTGGTTGCGTGTGTACCAAaaatttttggaaaatgaTCCAGGCATGAGCGGAGCCGACGATCACCACAAGCTATTGCTTCTCGGTTCAAGATCAACCAACAATGTTCTCTTTGGAAGGCAT GATATGACTGCAAAAACATTTTTCTTGAATGATAATAAACCTCTAAATAGGCCTTTCAAGTTGTATCATGCTTGGCAAATCTTAAAAGACTGCCCAAAATGGAATGACCTATGTGAATCTCCCACACAAACATTCAAAGATTCTTCTCATAGTGGCAATACAGTCAACttggaggaagatgaagatgatgcgGTCATGCCCACTCCAAGGCCATTGGGAAGGGATAAACAGAaggatgaaaaaaagaaagggaaatgtGTTGAAAGTTATCTCAACCAAAGTGGTAAGTTCTTGTATGAATTGATTCAACAAGGAAATGAGGCAAAAGAGGATAGGCGGCGAAAGTTAGAGCTCCTACAAGAGCAACATGCATATCAAATCCAACAAGATAAGGAGGCCAATGAACGGAGGATAATGTCCATGGACCTATCCAAATTTactccaagaaagaaaaagtattGGGGGAATAAGCAAGACGAAATTATTGAGGCCCAGATGAATACAAGTTCCCCCGACAATCCAGAAGACAACTCTGGAAACTATTATCCAAGCCCTCCACATAGTGATTATTAA
- the LOC109947266 gene encoding uncharacterized protein LOC109947266, with amino-acid sequence MNSRGKAIQNFFNDDSDDDDLHQQRVAMAIQHHTFLLEQYAQQSKHGGSVAGREYKNQKREKHHKSLMEDYFCESHFIPQWTFAGAVYGQWYLHSPNSADLYRLLHKASRRGFPGMLSSLDCMHWEWKNCPTTWAGQFTGYEHKPTVVLEEVASYDTWIWHAFFGIARSNNDINVLACSPLFNDVVNGVSPHIQYVVNGNEYNLGYYLADGIYPRWATLVKMISQPDTPKKRLFAQKQEAYRKDVERAFGILQAQWAIVRGPACMWRKEQLHSIMMMCIILHNMIVEDEYEDLDAESDDEDNCP; translated from the exons ATGAATTCACGTGGGAAGGCTAtacaaaatttcttcaatgatgattctgatgatgatgaccttCATCAACAGAGGGTTGCAATGGCTATTCAACACCATACATTTTTACTGGAGCAATATGCTCAACAATCCAAACATGGTGGTTCTGTTGCAGGCCGTGAATACAAGAatcaaaagagagaaaaacatcATAAGAGTCTCATGGAGGACTACTTCTGTGAAAGCCACTTTATCCCTCAGTGGACTTTCGCAGGCG CTGTGTATGGTCAGTGGTACCTCCATTCCCCAAATTCGGCCGATCTTTACAGGCTCTTACACAAGGCTAGTCGCAGAGGATTCCCAGGCATGTTAAGCAGTCTTGACTGCATGCATTGGGAATGGAAGAACTGCCCCACTACTTGGGCAGGCCAGTTTACTGGCTACGAGCATAAGCCAACTGTCGTTCTAGAAGAAGTGGCCTCGTATGACACTTGGATATGGCATGCCTTTTTTGGCATTGCCAGATCGAACAACGATATAAACGTTCTTGCTTGTTCTCCGTTGTTCAATGATGTAGTGAATGGAGTGTCTCCCCATATCCAATATGTTGTCAATGGAAATGAATATAATCTGGGTTATTACTTGGCTGATGGTATCTATCCTCGTTGGGCTACATTGGTTAAGATGATTTCCCAACCGGATACtccaaaaaaaagactatttgCCCAAAAACAAGAGGCTTATAGGAAGGATGTCGAAAGAGCCTTCGGAATACTTCAGGCTCAATGGGCAATTGTTAGGGGACCTGCATGTATGTGGCGCAAAGAACAACTTCATTCAATCATGATGATGTGCATAATATTGCACAACATGATTGTTGAGGATGAGTATGAGGATCTAGATGCAGAATCTGATGATGAAGACAATTGTCCATGA
- the LOC109947264 gene encoding uncharacterized protein LOC109947264: MAVQHHTFLLEQYAQQSKHGGSVAGHEYKNQKREKHHKSLMEDYFCESHFIPQWTFPGAVYGQWYLHSPNLADLYRLLHKASRRGFPGMLSSLDCMHWEWKNCPTTWAGQFTGYKHKPIVVLEAVASYDTWIWHAFFGVARSNNDINVLARSPLFNDVVNGVYPHIQYVVNGNEYNLGYYLANGIYPRWATLVKMISQPDTPKKRLFAPKQEAYRKDVERAFGILQAQWAIVRGPACMWRKEQLHSILTCIILHNMIVEDEYEDLDAESDDEDNCP, translated from the exons ATGGCTGTTCAACACCATACGTTTTTACTGGAGCAATATGCTCAACAATCCAAACATGGTGGTTCTGTTGCAGGCCATGAATACAAGAatcagaagagagaaaaacatcATAAGAGTCTCATGGAGGACTACTTCTGTGAAAGCCACTTTATCCCCCAGTGGACTTTCCCAGGCG CTGTGTATGGTCAGTGGTACCTCCATTCTCCAAATCTGGCCGATCTTTACAGGCTCTTACACAAGGCTAGTCGCAGAGGATTCCCAGGCATGTTAAGCAGTCTTGACTGCATGCATTGGGAATGGAAGAACTGCCCCACTACTTGGGCAGGCCAGTTTACTGGCTACAAGCATAAGCCAATTGTCGTTCTAGAAGCAGTGGCCTCATATGACACTTGGATATGGCATGCCTTTTTTGGCGTTGCTAGATCGAACAACGATATAAACGTTCTAGCTCGTTCCCCGTTGTTCAATGATGTAGTGAATGGAGTGTATCCCCATAtccaatatgttgttaatggAAATGAATATAATCTGGGTTATTACTTGGCTAATGGTATCTACCCTCGTTGGGCTACATTGGTTAAGATGATTTCCCAACCGGATACtccaaaaaaaagactatttgCCCCAAAACAAGAGGCTTATAGGAAGGATGTCGAAAGAGCCTTCGGAATACTTCAGGCTCAATGGGCAATTGTTAGGGGACCTGCATGTATGTGGCGCAAAGAACAACTTCATTCAATCCTGACGTGCATAATATTGCACAACATGATTGTTGAGGATGAGTATGAGGATCTAGATGCAGAATCTGATGATGAAGACAATTGTCCATGA
- the LOC109947265 gene encoding uncharacterized protein LOC109947265 — protein sequence MAPKPQRSVNWKPQENEALCRGWVSVSEDGAIGTNQSNDSFWLRVYQKFLENDSGMSGAGVRSPQPIASPFKIINQQCSLWKACITKANARHDMNAKTLFLNDNKPLNRPFKLYHAWQILKDCPKWNDLCESPTQTFKDSSHSGNTVNLEEDEDDVVMPTPRPLGRDKQKDEKKKGKCVESYLNQSGKFLSELIQQGNEAKEDRRRKLELLQEQHAYQIQQDKEANERRIMSMDLSKFTPRKKKYWGISKTKLLRPR from the exons ATggccccaaaaccccaaagaAGTGTGAATTGGAAACCACAAGAAAATGAGGCATTGTGTAGAGGGTGGGTTTCTGTCTCTGAAGATGGGGCTATTGGCACGAATCAATCAAACGATTCATTTTGGTTGCGTGTGTACCAAaaatttttggaaaatgaTTCGGGCATGAGCGGAGCCGGGGTACGATCACCGCAACCTATTGCTTCTCCGTTCAAGATCATCAACCAACAATGTTCTCTTTGGAAGGCATGTATAACAAAGGCCAATGCAAGGCAT GATATGAATGCAAAAACACTTTTCTTGAATGATAATAAACCTCTAAATAGGCCTTTCAAGTTGTATCATGCTTGGCAAATCTTAAAAGATTGCCCAAAATGGAACGACCTATGTGAATCTCCCACACAAACATTCAAAGATTCTTCTCATAGTGGCAATACAGTCAACttggaggaagatgaagatgatgtggTCATGCCCACTCCAAGGCCATTGGGAAGAGATAAACAGAaggatgaaaaaaagaaagggaaatgtGTTGAAAGTTATCTCAACCAAAGTGGTAAGTTCTTGTCTGAATTGATTCAACAAGGAAATGAGGCAAAAGAGGATAGGCGGCGAAAGTTAGAGCTCCTACAAGAGCAACATGCATATCAAATCCAACAAGATAAGGAGGCCAATGAACGAAGGATAATGTCCATGGACCTATCCAAATTTActccaagaaagaagaagtattGGGGAATAAGCAAGACGAAATTATTGAGGCCCAGATGA